The following are encoded together in the Candidatus Methylomirabilis oxygeniifera genome:
- the rnc gene encoding Ribonuclease 3 (Ribonuclease III) (RNase III), which translates to MTVSSQAATPSTPNTLYGHRFRNSTLLEAALTHPSSTDPSQADVRLRYQRLEFLGDAVWSLYVSDALVSLLPTASEGELTQRRAGLVSATALADMAQLHGLAPLLLLSKGEELTGGRLKTRVLSSSFEAVIGAIYLDGGLEAIRDLAREACVNTLEGEHVTLDPKTALQHLAQSLLHATPRYRLIRRSGAPHAPTFEVEVIVGQSPIAKGKGRNRQEAERAAAQDALSSLREPSATISSGNNEIPY; encoded by the coding sequence GTATCGTCACAGGCGGCCACGCCATCCACTCCGAACACCCTCTACGGCCATCGATTCCGAAACTCGACGCTTCTCGAAGCGGCGCTCACCCACCCCTCCTCGACCGATCCCTCGCAAGCGGATGTCCGCCTGCGTTACCAGCGGCTCGAGTTTCTGGGGGATGCGGTCTGGAGCCTCTATGTCAGCGACGCGCTCGTCTCTCTCCTGCCGACAGCCTCAGAGGGTGAACTGACCCAACGTCGCGCCGGTCTCGTAAGCGCCACTGCGCTGGCTGACATGGCGCAACTCCACGGCCTTGCGCCGTTGCTCCTACTGAGCAAGGGAGAAGAGTTAACGGGCGGAAGGCTCAAGACCAGAGTCCTCTCAAGTAGCTTCGAGGCTGTAATCGGCGCAATCTATCTCGACGGTGGCCTCGAAGCGATCCGCGATCTGGCGCGTGAGGCCTGCGTGAACACCCTTGAAGGGGAACACGTGACACTCGATCCGAAAACCGCTTTGCAACACCTCGCTCAGTCGCTCCTTCACGCGACCCCCCGTTATCGCCTCATTCGCCGGTCAGGCGCCCCTCACGCCCCGACGTTCGAGGTCGAGGTCATAGTCGGGCAGTCACCGATCGCCAAGGGAAAAGGACGAAACCGGCAAGAGGCTGAGCGTGCGGCTGCGCAAGACGCTCTCAGCTCACTACGGGAGCCTTCAGCTACAATATCTAGTGGCAATAATGAAATACCCTACTGA
- a CDS encoding protein of unknown function (Evidence 5 : No homology to any previously reported sequences) encodes MRLRKTLSAHYGSLQLQYLVAIMKYPTESCICLDSNVLNLVGCHHSISFSVGLKRWQCGSQ; translated from the coding sequence GTGCGGCTGCGCAAGACGCTCTCAGCTCACTACGGGAGCCTTCAGCTACAATATCTAGTGGCAATAATGAAATACCCTACTGAGTCTTGTATTTGTCTTGACAGCAATGTACTGAATCTGGTAGGGTGTCACCATTCTATCTCCTTTAGCGTTGGATTGAAGAGGTGGCAGTGTGGGTCACAATAA
- a CDS encoding putative Chromosome partition protein smc (Evidence 3 : Function proposed based on presence of conserved amino acid motif, structural feature or limited homology) — MRLLRLTAFGFKSFAEKVEVTFEPGVTAIVGPNGCGKSNLSDAIRWALGEQSAKLLRGDRMDDLIFAGNSVRKPLGMAEVSLIFTDNYGNIPTEFHEVTVTRRLYRSGESEYLLNHVPCRLRDITDLFLDTGLGGEPYALIEQGSIGSIVSAKPAERRLLIEEAAGIMTYKVRKRSALAKLEAAEQNLLRVSDIIREVERQKNSLKRQANKAERYRAYQDRARELKGFVKYSELQQVQQQLTLLQNAALTAQNEVDSAQTVVAAVEAEQEAIRIRELEQEQERAAAIQRLHELKSCLSRDEAELNHLGQMLNESTLRKQERRDRSAHLQGRRTVLVQQEAEATEQKQALDAELLTGRAQLDLKSSELHALEERIATAARALEATRRRLAQDAVTLADRRNHLISLRERARLYTTQRDLAIQRKARLEQQDLDLVPVEEAQGAVLAQVIERLDALHTEREALTRQTADEETARETNKAQLEGLRDESAKLSSRLASLIELSQSFEGYADGHRYLLKQKAQGEARVEGLKGSLADLLEVPARYERAIETLLGDALQGLVMQRAEDVQEAIRLLIERGQGRATFLLQREALSGQNETPTTRHREILGRYAQPPTPSPLSVEGLAIDLIRCADGDRPLVEALLADGIVVGELSDALALSNLLPSPFAIATLTGELVTSRGIIAGGPGGGSGILPRRREIARLRDRVRELHGSLQTVEASWEASCRRSAHFMESLELLNQRLHELEIERLKAETAFAHTGAERRRFLQQIEVLTYEVGSHEEDLRVLAGEIGAIEHTLVELEGQDRVMQLEAVKHETDAAARQQERDGLIMEVGEYRVQLTALQGQREILTRSLVMTVEELSQVKSELESLEAELAAQHLRETTMETAVATLQERLTSLVEEEQSAQRIVVIQDEARQELSARRQSIDERLRMLKQSLVDKQQALNDAAIRLAELRNAISFLEEALREEAPPELEAIVLRLTGSGLGIDAANDELADLTTRIAELGAVNMAALEEYQELAERHQFLSTQTDDLSSSVQSLRTAISEINDTIQQRFNDTLQTVAGHLDRLWSCLIPGGQASLSLTQLEDGEEEPGVEMAVRIPGKRAALNLLSGGEKALAALSLLLALFHTRPSPFCLLDEVDAPLDDANAERFASLLKEMAASAQFLLITHNKRTMSAADLLYGVTMEEHGVSKLLSLHMNRAA; from the coding sequence ATGCGACTTCTGCGATTAACTGCGTTCGGCTTTAAATCGTTCGCTGAGAAGGTCGAGGTGACCTTCGAGCCCGGCGTGACTGCCATTGTCGGTCCGAACGGCTGCGGCAAGAGTAACCTCTCCGACGCGATCCGTTGGGCCCTCGGCGAGCAGAGCGCAAAGTTGCTGCGCGGGGATCGAATGGACGATCTGATCTTCGCCGGGAATAGTGTTCGGAAGCCACTTGGCATGGCGGAGGTCTCACTGATCTTCACGGATAACTATGGCAATATTCCAACGGAATTTCACGAGGTGACGGTCACCCGCCGATTGTACCGCTCCGGCGAGAGCGAGTACCTTCTCAATCACGTTCCGTGTCGCCTGCGCGATATCACCGATCTCTTCCTGGACACCGGACTGGGGGGCGAGCCGTATGCCCTGATCGAACAGGGCAGCATCGGCAGCATCGTTAGCGCAAAACCGGCTGAACGTCGGCTCCTCATCGAAGAGGCTGCCGGCATCATGACCTACAAGGTCCGAAAGAGGTCTGCGCTCGCCAAGCTGGAAGCGGCGGAACAGAACCTACTCCGGGTGAGCGATATTATCCGAGAAGTGGAGCGGCAAAAGAACTCTCTCAAGCGACAAGCGAACAAGGCGGAACGCTACCGTGCTTACCAGGACCGCGCGCGCGAGTTGAAGGGCTTTGTAAAATATTCGGAGTTGCAGCAGGTGCAGCAACAACTCACGCTGCTCCAGAATGCAGCCCTGACCGCTCAGAACGAGGTAGACTCGGCGCAGACCGTAGTCGCTGCCGTGGAGGCTGAACAGGAGGCCATACGGATCCGGGAACTGGAGCAGGAACAGGAGAGAGCCGCTGCGATCCAGCGACTGCACGAACTGAAGAGTTGCCTGTCTCGCGATGAGGCCGAACTCAACCACCTGGGACAAATGCTGAATGAATCGACGCTTCGAAAACAGGAGCGGCGTGACCGCTCTGCGCACCTGCAGGGCCGACGAACCGTCCTGGTCCAGCAGGAAGCCGAAGCAACTGAGCAGAAACAGGCTCTGGACGCCGAGCTTCTGACCGGTCGCGCGCAACTCGATCTCAAGTCTTCGGAACTGCACGCACTCGAAGAGAGGATCGCGACAGCGGCGCGAGCGCTGGAGGCTACGCGGCGGCGTCTCGCTCAGGACGCCGTCACCTTGGCCGACCGTCGCAACCACCTGATCAGCCTCCGGGAGCGGGCGCGCCTCTATACGACACAGCGTGATCTGGCCATCCAACGCAAGGCGCGGCTTGAGCAGCAAGACCTCGATCTCGTCCCCGTGGAAGAGGCGCAGGGCGCGGTTCTTGCGCAGGTAATCGAACGACTGGATGCGCTACACACCGAGCGTGAAGCGCTCACACGACAGACGGCGGACGAGGAGACCGCGCGGGAGACCAATAAGGCGCAACTGGAAGGACTCCGGGATGAGTCGGCGAAACTCAGCAGTCGCCTGGCGTCGCTCATCGAGCTCAGCCAGAGTTTCGAAGGCTACGCCGACGGTCACCGGTACCTCCTGAAACAAAAGGCCCAGGGCGAGGCGCGAGTCGAAGGACTCAAAGGCTCGCTGGCCGATCTGCTTGAGGTGCCAGCCCGCTACGAGCGCGCCATCGAGACGTTGCTCGGCGATGCCTTGCAAGGGCTGGTGATGCAGCGGGCGGAAGATGTTCAAGAGGCCATTCGACTGCTTATCGAACGGGGACAGGGTCGCGCAACCTTTCTCCTTCAACGCGAGGCTCTCAGCGGCCAGAACGAGACACCGACCACTCGACATCGCGAGATCCTCGGCCGCTACGCCCAACCCCCTACACCCTCTCCCCTTTCTGTCGAAGGTCTTGCGATCGATCTCATCCGCTGCGCTGACGGCGACCGACCGCTCGTGGAGGCGCTTCTCGCCGATGGGATCGTCGTCGGTGAGCTGTCGGATGCGCTCGCGCTCAGCAATCTTCTCCCCTCTCCGTTTGCGATAGCCACACTCACCGGAGAACTCGTCACCAGCAGGGGAATCATCGCGGGTGGTCCAGGAGGAGGTTCCGGAATTCTTCCGAGACGACGGGAAATTGCCAGACTCCGTGATCGCGTCCGGGAACTGCACGGCAGCCTCCAGACGGTTGAAGCCTCATGGGAGGCGTCCTGTCGCCGCTCGGCCCATTTCATGGAATCGTTGGAGTTGTTGAATCAGCGTCTCCATGAGCTGGAGATCGAGCGTCTCAAGGCGGAGACCGCATTTGCCCATACAGGCGCGGAACGGCGACGCTTTCTGCAGCAGATCGAGGTGCTGACCTATGAGGTCGGGAGCCATGAGGAGGACCTTCGCGTGCTCGCCGGGGAGATCGGTGCGATCGAGCACACTCTCGTGGAACTTGAGGGCCAGGACCGGGTGATGCAGCTCGAGGCCGTAAAGCATGAGACCGACGCGGCCGCCCGGCAGCAGGAACGGGACGGCCTCATCATGGAGGTGGGAGAATACCGCGTCCAGCTCACCGCGCTGCAAGGTCAGCGGGAGATCCTGACTCGCAGTCTTGTCATGACGGTTGAGGAGCTTAGCCAGGTAAAGAGCGAACTGGAGTCGCTCGAGGCCGAGCTGGCCGCGCAACACCTTCGCGAGACAACAATGGAGACTGCCGTCGCCACGCTTCAGGAGCGACTGACGTCTCTGGTGGAGGAAGAGCAATCGGCACAGCGGATCGTCGTCATACAGGACGAGGCACGCCAGGAGCTGAGCGCGAGGCGTCAATCGATCGACGAACGCCTGCGCATGCTGAAACAGTCGCTGGTCGACAAGCAGCAGGCCTTGAACGACGCAGCGATCCGACTCGCGGAACTACGCAATGCAATCTCTTTCCTTGAGGAGGCACTAAGGGAAGAGGCGCCTCCGGAACTGGAGGCCATTGTCCTGCGACTGACCGGGAGCGGCCTTGGAATCGACGCGGCCAACGATGAACTCGCGGATCTCACCACGAGAATTGCAGAATTGGGCGCGGTCAACATGGCCGCCCTGGAGGAATACCAGGAGCTGGCGGAACGTCACCAATTTCTCTCAACGCAAACTGACGACCTCTCATCATCTGTGCAGTCGCTCCGTACGGCCATCTCGGAGATCAACGATACCATTCAGCAACGGTTTAACGATACTCTTCAGACTGTAGCCGGTCATCTGGACCGGCTCTGGAGTTGCCTCATTCCTGGAGGCCAGGCGTCTCTCAGCTTGACCCAACTCGAGGACGGGGAGGAGGAACCCGGGGTGGAGATGGCGGTTCGGATCCCCGGCAAACGCGCTGCCCTCAATCTGCTGTCCGGAGGCGAAAAGGCACTGGCGGCGCTGTCGCTCTTGCTGGCGCTGTTCCATACCCGTCCAAGCCCTTTCTGCCTGCTGGACGAAGTCGATGCCCCCCTCGACGACGCGAACGCTGAACGATTCGCCTCGCTTCTGAAGGAGATGGCCGCCAGCGCCCAATTCCTCCTCATTACTCACAACAAGCGGACGATGTCGGCCGCCGACCTCCTGTACGGCGTCACCATGGAGGAGCACGGCGTCTCGAAGCTCCTCTCCCTCCACATGAACCGCGCCGCCTGA
- the ftsY gene encoding Cell division transporter substrate-binding protein FtsY (Signal recognition particle receptor) (Evidence 2a : Function of homologous gene experimentally demonstrated in an other organism; PubMedId : 9002525; Product type t : transporter), translated as MFTNDTPRQGLFGRFVVGLARTRQGLAGQIGRLFGGNVPSAADLEALEEALIAADFGPALAQQLMTPLHQRLSRRDLSNLDQVEAALKHGILEILSGVAPPPSATDHQTRPQVLLFLGINGSGKTTTIGKLASRLIAEGGHVVLAGADTFRAAAIEQLGLWGQRVGADVVCHQAGADPSAVVFDAVQAACSRGASHLLIDTAGRLHTKRNLMEELKKIQRVVSRQIPDAPHQRIMVLDATSGLNALVQAKHFHEAVGLTGLILTKLDGTAKGGVVVAIADRLKLPITFVGLGEGVDDLQPFVPETFTDALFARS; from the coding sequence ATGTTCACCAACGACACTCCCCGTCAAGGTCTTTTCGGGCGATTCGTGGTTGGCCTCGCTCGCACCCGTCAGGGGTTGGCGGGGCAGATTGGGCGGCTATTCGGCGGGAATGTCCCCAGTGCCGCCGATCTGGAAGCGCTGGAAGAGGCCCTGATTGCGGCTGACTTCGGCCCCGCGCTGGCGCAACAACTGATGACACCCCTTCATCAACGCCTCAGCCGCCGTGATCTCAGCAACCTGGACCAGGTGGAGGCCGCCCTCAAGCACGGTATCCTGGAGATTCTGAGCGGGGTCGCCCCGCCTCCGTCAGCCACGGACCATCAGACCAGACCGCAGGTCCTACTCTTTCTTGGAATCAACGGTTCCGGAAAGACAACGACCATCGGGAAGCTGGCAAGTCGCCTCATTGCTGAAGGCGGGCATGTGGTGTTAGCCGGGGCCGACACCTTTCGGGCGGCGGCTATTGAGCAGTTGGGGCTATGGGGGCAACGCGTAGGGGCTGATGTTGTGTGCCACCAGGCTGGGGCCGATCCCTCCGCTGTGGTGTTCGATGCCGTGCAGGCCGCCTGTTCACGCGGCGCAAGCCACCTGCTCATCGATACGGCCGGCCGCCTGCACACCAAACGGAATCTGATGGAGGAGCTGAAGAAGATTCAGCGAGTAGTGTCCCGACAGATACCGGACGCGCCTCACCAGCGGATCATGGTGCTCGATGCCACGTCCGGCCTGAACGCCCTGGTCCAAGCGAAGCATTTTCACGAGGCGGTAGGACTGACGGGCCTGATCCTGACCAAGCTGGACGGCACCGCCAAAGGGGGCGTCGTCGTCGCGATCGCCGATCGGTTGAAACTCCCGATCACTTTTGTCGGTCTGGGCGAGGGGGTTGACGATCTGCAGCCGTTTGTCCCGGAGACCTTCACGGACGCCCTCTTCGCACGATCCTAG
- the ribD gene encoding bifunctional: diaminohydroxyphosphoribosylaminopyrimidine deaminase (N-terminal); 5-amino-6-(5-phosphoribosylamino) uracil reductase (Evidence 2a : Function of homologous gene experimentally demonstrated in an other organism; PubMedId : 9068650; Product type e : enzyme) — protein MFTPDDERFMRHALVLAEKGRGRTSPNPMVGAVVVQHGRIVGEGYHAQAGKPHAEVVALEYAGGAARNADLYVTLEPCGHYGRTPPCTDRIIQAGIRRVVVPTIDPNPLVSGRGVQSLRDAGVIVDLGLRSADATALNEAFIKFMKHRTPFVVLKAAVSLDGKIATRTGDSRWVSGERSREHIHTLRDQIDAVIVGIGTVRRDNPRLTTRLPEGGRDPIRVVVDGLGPFPDDAQILQAEAASRTWVAVAADAPAKRIRALERRGLTVLEAGGFRGRVSLEHLLKRLGEREVTSVMIEGGEGIFTSAIEEGIVDKFLLFVAPILLGGKTAPSLFGGTGIDNIGQALRLARLRIEQLGEDVLIEGYRSTHEGRC, from the coding sequence ATGTTCACGCCTGATGATGAGCGCTTCATGCGGCATGCGCTGGTTCTTGCGGAAAAGGGGCGCGGCCGCACTAGTCCTAATCCGATGGTGGGCGCAGTCGTGGTGCAACACGGCAGAATCGTTGGGGAGGGCTATCATGCACAGGCCGGCAAGCCGCATGCGGAGGTTGTCGCGCTGGAATACGCCGGCGGAGCGGCGCGCAATGCCGACCTCTATGTCACGCTCGAGCCGTGCGGGCATTACGGTCGGACTCCACCATGTACCGATCGGATCATTCAAGCCGGTATTCGGCGAGTGGTCGTACCCACCATCGACCCGAACCCGCTTGTTTCCGGGAGGGGCGTACAGAGTCTACGCGACGCCGGGGTTATCGTCGATCTTGGGCTGCGGTCGGCAGACGCAACGGCCCTCAACGAAGCCTTTATAAAATTTATGAAACACCGTACCCCGTTTGTGGTCCTTAAGGCAGCCGTCAGTCTTGACGGCAAGATTGCCACTCGGACCGGAGACTCTCGGTGGGTCTCCGGCGAACGATCGCGCGAACATATACACACCCTGCGAGATCAGATAGACGCGGTGATCGTCGGAATCGGTACGGTCCGGCGCGACAATCCCAGGCTCACAACCAGGCTTCCGGAAGGCGGGCGCGACCCAATCCGAGTGGTGGTGGATGGGCTTGGTCCGTTCCCGGACGATGCGCAGATCCTTCAAGCCGAAGCCGCCTCGCGAACCTGGGTCGCCGTAGCCGCTGATGCGCCGGCCAAGCGGATCAGAGCCCTGGAGCGCCGCGGACTGACGGTACTTGAAGCGGGCGGCTTCCGCGGACGGGTCAGCCTTGAACACCTCCTGAAACGCCTCGGTGAGCGCGAGGTCACCAGCGTGATGATCGAGGGTGGAGAGGGCATCTTCACGTCGGCCATTGAGGAGGGGATCGTCGACAAGTTCCTGCTATTTGTCGCGCCGATTCTCCTTGGGGGGAAGACCGCGCCCAGTCTTTTCGGCGGAACGGGTATTGACAACATCGGCCAGGCGTTACGACTGGCCCGGCTACGCATCGAACAACTGGGAGAAGACGTACTGATTGAGGGATACCGCTCGACACATGAAGGAAGGTGCTAG
- the ribC gene encoding riboflavin synthase alpha chain (Evidence 2b : Function of strongly homologous gene; PubMedId : 9068650; Product type e : enzyme), producing the protein MFTGLIEEIGRVQQVRREGGIVKLAIKGQQTTSSLAIGGSIAVDGTCLTVTRTAPTLFEADLSEETMARTTLGERQVGNPVNLERPCRPTDRLGGHFVSGHIDGVGTIREIRETEGMWWFFIAYPKALRPLLVEKGSVAVDGISLTVGSLSDRSFGIAIIPHTYHHTTLESKQVEQRVNLETDLLGKYVVRYLQGLGSLTHKTALTETRLQELGFS; encoded by the coding sequence ATGTTTACGGGACTGATCGAAGAGATAGGTCGCGTCCAGCAGGTACGTCGCGAAGGTGGTATCGTGAAGCTTGCCATCAAAGGACAGCAGACGACCTCTTCCCTCGCCATAGGGGGCAGTATCGCAGTCGATGGAACCTGTTTGACGGTCACCAGGACAGCGCCCACACTGTTCGAGGCCGATCTGTCCGAGGAGACCATGGCGCGCACGACTCTGGGAGAACGGCAGGTCGGCAATCCAGTGAACCTGGAACGGCCCTGCCGGCCAACGGATCGACTTGGAGGCCACTTCGTGAGCGGTCACATCGACGGGGTCGGAACCATTCGAGAGATTCGGGAGACCGAGGGGATGTGGTGGTTCTTCATTGCGTATCCCAAGGCGCTGCGGCCTCTGCTTGTGGAAAAAGGATCCGTTGCGGTAGACGGAATCAGCCTGACAGTGGGCAGCCTGAGTGACCGCTCCTTCGGAATCGCCATCATTCCGCACACCTACCATCACACAACACTTGAGAGCAAACAGGTCGAGCAGCGCGTCAATCTGGAGACCGACCTTCTTGGTAAATACGTCGTCCGCTATCTCCAGGGACTCGGGTCTCTAACGCACAAGACGGCTCTTACTGAAACGCGGCTCCAGGAGCTGGGGTTTAGCTGA
- the ribBA gene encoding Riboflavin biosynthesis protein ribBA [Includes: 3,4-dihydroxy-2-butanone 4-phosphate synthase (DHBP synthase); GTP cyclohydrolase-2 (GTP cyclohydrolase II)] — protein sequence MEDTIQFHTIEEAIRDLRDGKMVVVVDDDDRENEGDLTMAAEKVTPEAINFMATQGRGLICMPVMGERLDELRIPPMVTDNTSPHETAFCISVDARQKVTTGISAYDRAITIQTIIDPKATADDLTSPGHTFPLRGRDGGVLTRAGHSEAAIDLSRLAGLYPAGVICEVMQDDGTMARTPELYRFAQKHGLKLITVQNLIEFRLKRERFVSRIATTTLPTPYGRFTAILYHSHIENKHHMALVMGEINAVDETLVRVHSECLTGDVFGSLRCDCGPQMEKSLELIAKEGKGVFLYIRQEGRGIGLANKMRAYELQDSGLDTVEANVRLGFKPDLREYGIGAQILSDLGLCNIRLLTNNPRKIVGLEAYGLHVVQRIPIEIHPNAENRAYLQTKFAKLGHLLETV from the coding sequence ATGGAAGATACGATCCAGTTCCACACCATCGAAGAGGCGATCCGGGATCTGCGCGACGGTAAGATGGTGGTCGTCGTCGATGATGATGACCGGGAAAACGAAGGCGACCTGACCATGGCCGCCGAAAAGGTGACGCCAGAGGCCATCAACTTCATGGCGACACAGGGGCGAGGATTGATCTGTATGCCCGTCATGGGCGAACGATTGGATGAGCTTCGCATCCCGCCGATGGTGACGGACAATACCTCTCCTCACGAGACCGCCTTCTGCATTTCCGTCGATGCCAGACAGAAGGTCACAACCGGAATCTCGGCCTACGACCGGGCGATCACCATTCAAACCATCATCGACCCCAAGGCGACAGCCGATGATCTCACCAGTCCGGGACACACCTTTCCGCTGCGCGGGCGCGATGGGGGCGTCCTGACCAGGGCAGGGCATTCTGAAGCCGCTATTGACCTTTCTCGTCTGGCCGGCCTCTACCCTGCCGGTGTGATTTGTGAGGTGATGCAGGACGACGGAACCATGGCCAGAACCCCGGAGCTGTATCGATTCGCTCAGAAGCACGGCTTGAAGTTGATCACCGTCCAAAACCTGATCGAGTTTCGGCTGAAGCGAGAGCGCTTTGTCAGCCGCATTGCTACGACGACGCTGCCGACCCCATACGGCCGATTCACTGCGATCCTGTATCACAGTCACATCGAGAACAAACACCATATGGCCTTAGTCATGGGCGAGATTAACGCCGTCGATGAGACGCTCGTGCGAGTCCACTCGGAGTGCCTCACCGGCGACGTCTTCGGTTCTCTTCGGTGCGACTGCGGACCTCAGATGGAAAAGTCGCTTGAACTGATTGCCAAGGAGGGGAAGGGCGTCTTTCTGTATATCCGACAGGAAGGCCGAGGTATCGGCCTGGCGAATAAGATGCGCGCCTATGAGCTGCAGGATAGCGGCCTTGATACAGTGGAGGCGAATGTACGGCTTGGATTCAAACCCGATCTGAGAGAGTATGGTATCGGCGCCCAGATCTTGTCCGATCTTGGATTGTGCAATATCCGGCTACTGACCAACAACCCACGGAAGATCGTCGGGCTCGAGGCGTACGGTCTCCATGTGGTGCAGCGGATTCCTATCGAGATTCACCCGAACGCCGAGAATCGTGCCTACCTACAGACCAAGTTCGCAA